GAAAGCTACCTGCCGATATACTGACAGTGAGGTGCCGTCGATCCGGCACGAGCAGCGCGCGCAGTCGCCATGAAGACCATTGTCGCGGTGTTCCTGCTTCTGGTGGCGGCGCAATGCCTCGCGCTGGGCTCCGGCACGGCAGCTGCGGCGAAGGTGCGCCGGACGCGGCAGGGCGACTACCTGAACCGGCTGCGCGGATCGCCATCCTCGGGCCTGTCGTCCTGGGAGTCGCTGGCGGCCGTGGAGGAGACGACGAAGGCGGCGGGTAGCAGGAAGCCCGTGGCGGCGGACGTCGGGCGCAAGGAGGCCGACCGCGTGGAGGCGCTCCCCGGACAGCCGCGCGGCGTGGACTTCGCGCAGTACGCCGGCTACGTGACGGTGGACGCGGCGGCCGGGCGCGCCCTGTTCTACTACCTCGCCGAGGCCGTCGGCGGGTCGTCGTCCAAGCCCCTCCTCCTGTGGCTCAACGGAGGGCCCGGGTGCTCGTCGTTCGGGTACGGCGCCATGGAGGAGCTCGGCCCGTTCCGCGTCATGAGCGACGGCAAGACGCTCTACCGCAACCCCTACTCCTGGAACCACGGTACGCATGCACCACACTCATTTCAGTTGGCAAATTAGTGACAGCGTGAACTGATCGAGCAACGGTGTGCAGCGTCGAACGTGCTGTTCTTGGAGAGCCCGGCGGGGGTGGGGTACTCGTACTCGAACACGACGGCGGACTACAGCCGGAGTGGCGACAACAAGACGGCGGACGACGCGTACCTGTTCCTGGCAAACTGGATGGAGCGGTTCCCGGAGTACAAGGGCCGCGACTTCTACCTCGCCGGCGAGAGCTACGCCGGCCACTACGTCCCGCAGCTGGCCCACGCCATCCTCCGCCACGCCTCGCCGAACATCAACCTCAAAGGCATCATGGTAATAATCAATCCGACACACGTCAACCTCGGCCATTTTATTCGCACACCTATCCAGAAGTCTCTCACCGCTAACACGATGATTGGTGTGTAAAGATCGGGAACGCGGTGATCAACGACTGGACGGACAGCAAGGGCATGTACGACTTCTTCTGGACGCACGCGCTCATCTCCGACGAGACCGCCGACGGCATCAACAAGAACTGCAACTTCACCCCCGGCGCGGCGTCCAACGAGCTCTGCGACGACTCCTCCAGCGCCGCCGACGAGAGCCTCCGGGACATCGACATCTACAACATCTACGCGCCCAACTGCCAGTCCGAGAAGCTCGTCACGCCGCCCATCACCCCGTCGGTGCGTTGTCCATCGATCGTCACTAACTAGTTCTACAGTAGTGCACTAGTCCCAAATAATGGGTGAGGCTGATTCACAGGGATACTGATTGAGTTTACTTTGATTCTACGTGTGGCCAGATCGACAACTTCGATCCTTGCACGGACTATTATGTGGACGCCTACCTCAACCGCCCGGACGTACAAAAGGCGCTACACGCGAACGTCACACGCCTCGGCCATTCCTGGTCAGCCTGCAGGTACATCCGTACTCGATCCTTTTTTTCTAGAAAGAGGGAAAAAAGGACGTTTCTAGATTTTAGTGACATAGAACTAACTTAATTCTCAGTGAGACGATATCACCAATTGCATCATGCTCAGTTTTACTCCACGACATGAAGTCGTCTGAATCATATATAGGATGTAGAAGCCTAACGATTTCATCTTCAGTTATCCAAAAACAAAGGTAGATGTATAGGACACCACTCCTATTAGTGTTGCTTATGATGGATCCGAGCACAGTGCAGAGTGCAGGGCGCCATCGAGCTGAAACCGATTGATAGAAGAAACACAATCAGGGAGGGATCGACATGACACTGCATTATTGGATTCTTTTTGGGTGCTTCATCAATCATGCGTCAACAACAACTACTAACCCTGGTTGAAGTAAACCACACACCACACTAATCAATACCCTTGCACGAAAAGTACCCTCATTTTTTCTCATCAACAAAAAGTATAATACTCCAATTTGGCAAGTAGTAACTACTATAGGGATATATGCCCTACCGACCATGCAAGGATGGTAGGTGCATCACAACAAGGGTAGATGCTAACTTGCAGTAAGCAATGTGGTAATTCATTAGTATATATATGTGCTCAAAAGGCTGGCTGGTTGCCCAAACTTGTAGCGATCACCTGCTGCCCTTCACGTGATCTAGATGCAAATTGACATAGTTTTTTCAATGAGTTGGTGTCCAAACTCATTGTCCTCCAGCAATTTCATCCAGAGTTAACAAGTGAGAAGATAGGTCATGCATGCGTGGTACCAGTTCACTCTGACTAATTTAGACGCGTGTTCTCGAGgaaagattcatgccaagatctgATCCTGCATTTTCCTTTTCATGGCGTGATCCAATGCGCATGTCGGATTGCACCAACCACCCATATGCTCTTGGGTTCTTTAATTTGTGCATATACGTAACGTATAACAATACGATACTACATATCTTGCGCAACATGCGTGGAATTATTAGGGATTTTTTGTCCATATTGCTAGTTGCCCATGCTGCGAGCCTGTGATGATTGGCAGGCCCATGTGCAATCAGATCCGTCAATCCAGATCACCTTGAAAAATAAAGTTTGTTTCCTTCGAATCATGGAGTAATTTGTAAAATGTTGCGGCTATCTTATTTTCAGTGAAGTCTTGAGACACTGGGTTGACAGCGCCACAACGGTCCTGCCTATAATCCGGGAGCTGATGAAAAACAACATCAGAGTCTGGGTTTACAGGTATGCATGATATGACTTTTTTTTAGAGGAGAAGTGAACAAATTTGCGGTGTACATGCAATGCAAATTAATTATAACACAATGGACATTTACCTTTGCAGTGGAGACACCGATGGCAGTGCCCGTCACTTCTAGTAGACTCTCTGTCAACCAGCTCCAGCTTCCAGTGGCAGCAAAATGGAGGCCATGGTTCAGCAACACCAAGGTGCTTACTTACACTCATCTCTTCCTTGGCAATAATCAGTTCATAAAAAGAGAATGCACGTGATTCTACCCTGATAATAAACTCGGCAGAATTTGAAATCCTGAAGCTCCGATACTATAATTACCAGTTTTATGCTCGGACTAGAGAAATAAAATGATTTGTTCAATTTTGTAAAAACAGGGTGCTGGAGAGGTTGGTGGCTACGTTGTGCAGTACAAGGGCGACCTCAGCTTGGTAACCGTGAGAGGAGCAGGCCATGAGGTCCCCAGCTACCAGCCACAGCGAGCGCTTGTGCTTGTCCAGAATTTCCTCGCAGGCACAATGCTCCCTCTCTGCAAAACGTGCGACCAGGATTAACATAAGAAATATTAAAAGTAGTACACCAGCAGTTTTACAGATTGTATCATTTCATTCGGTACAAGAAATAAGCACAATCAAGTAAGTTAGACACAGAAAAGCATCAAACCCATGCCCTCTGAAGATCATGTAACTGCAGGTCAGGAAATGCTTTCATACAGATAAGAAACTGTATGAGTAATTTATTAAGTCCGAATATTTATGCCAAAATGGCATGCTGCAATACTAGAGATAACTGTATCAAGTGGTGCCTCCATGTGTTACAGTGACTAATCAGGAGAATGAAATTTATATAGTATGTTGGTTCCAAAGCagaagcagcatcaagagttgcaTAATTTCAATTGCTATAACAATTCCAATTGCTACATCAATTTCATTCAGTACATAGAATAAGAAAATCAAGTGAAGTTAGATAGATAAAGCCGTCAAACTATCGAATCGATGCGCTTCACTAATCATGAACTGCAGGTCAGCAAAATGCTTTCACATAGATAGAAGTCTGTATGGTGTAATTTACCGAGTCTGAAGAATGATAGACCAAATGGCATGCTGAAATTCTGAGACCTACATGTGTTACAATCACCAATCAGGAGAACGAAACTATATCTTGCAGAACCAGTAGATACAAAAAGCTGTGTGAATATACTCTTTCAGGAAACAGCTAGTGTTACTTGCATACAACAAAATACAATGATTGAACAACGGCAATTGTGTTGGCATTGCACAGAGGATGAAATTTGACACATTTTCTTCCTCAAATGCGCCAAATAATCCCGTGCTCCCTTGAGCACAGGATAATAACCAGTGTAACACAATATAGTGACTCGCTGATTCTTATAAGATCACTGAAAAAATGTACACATGTGCAAAAAcacactttctatctttggatggCCATAATGGTGGCAACATCACGCGCAACAATGCACAAATATTGTGAGACGAATCATTCAACAGCTCACTCTGAATCTTGCATCTCTAAGTGGTTTTTGGTTGGAGAACCTATCCCTGTTAATCCTTGCACCTTTTTGCAGACATAAATATAATGAGAGTCAGGATCCTCTGGAATAAAGCCGTCAGGCAATCTACCACTCTCATCCAGTGGAACAGGATCGAAGACAGACCTTCTTGTCTTTCCCTTGAACCCAGGTCTTGCTGCAATACGTTAAAATACCGATCATAAAGTACACAAACAACTGTAGAATTACAGAAATTGAGCTCACTCAGGCAGGATAGATGTGACAAAGAAACATTTTCATTTTTGTAAGTTAAAGCTCCAATTCATACAAAATATGGGGCAACCCTACTCATGGACACACAAACAGAAATACTATTGCCTTTTTTTAGACCAAAATATTATTGTCATTAAGCAGGGAAATTGTTAACACAGCGGACTAAACTTGGACATGTCTGCCATGCAAAGAAAAGACAGAATTGACATAATACTTGTACGTACGCAGAATGTACAGTGAAATTTTCCAACTGCATACTGGCTGGTTCAAATGAGGAATTCGTGCTGATGGATCACCATAAGTTATCTATCAGTTCAGAaacaaaattttgatcattataaTCAGTGGCAGAAAATAACATATTAAAGCTGTGCTACTAAGAAACTCATCCAAACTGCGTACCAACATAAAGACTCCCCCTGGTTTAAGAAGCCTACAGTTAGAAAAGGTACAACTGATAAGAAGGCAGGACTGCTGAAATGTAGGAGATATATTGGTGTAGATGAGAATGTAAGTGATACTTCAATGGGGTTGAAGATATTAAAAACCTGTCTACT
This region of Lolium perenne isolate Kyuss_39 chromosome 2, Kyuss_2.0, whole genome shotgun sequence genomic DNA includes:
- the LOC127331816 gene encoding LOW QUALITY PROTEIN: serine carboxypeptidase II-3-like (The sequence of the model RefSeq protein was modified relative to this genomic sequence to represent the inferred CDS: inserted 2 bases in 1 codon), which produces MKTIVAVFLLLVAAQCLALGSGTAAAAKVRRTRQGDYLNRLRGSPSSGLSSWESLAAVEETTKAAGSRKPVAADVGRKEADRVEALPGQPRGVDFAQYAGYVTVDAAAGRALFYYLAEAVGGSSSKPLLLWLNGGPGCSSFGYGAMEELGPFRVMSDGKTLYRNPYSWNHASNVLFLESPAGVGYSYSNTTADYSRSGDNKTADDAYLFLANWMERFPEYKGRDFYLAGESYAGHYVPQLAHAILRHASPNINLKGIMIGNAVINDWTDSKGMYDFFWTHALISDETADGINKNCNFTPGAASNELCDDSSSAADESLRDIDIYNIYAPNCQSEKLVTPPITPSIDNFDPCTDYYVDAYLNRPDVQKALHANVTRLGHSWSACSEVLRHWVDSATTVLPIIRELMKNNIRVWVYSGDTDGXVPVTSSRLSVNQLQLPVAAKWRPWFSNTKGAGEVGGYVVQYKGDLSLVTVRGAGHEVPSYQPQRALVLVQNFLAGTMLPLCKTCDQD